In the genome of Nomascus leucogenys isolate Asia chromosome 12, Asia_NLE_v1, whole genome shotgun sequence, the window ccaacatgcctggttaatttttgtatttttagtagaaacagggtttcaccatgttggccaggctggtcttgaactcctggtctcaaatgatctgccccaccttggcctcccaaagtgttggggttataggcatgagccactgcacctggctaggaACTGTTTGTATACAAAGTTTTCCTTCAACTTAACTTCAAGTCACATTTGAAGGTTTAGTAATATTTTGTACGGATAGAGCTTGATGGAGCTGGGCAAGGGAGGAGGGTGAGCAGGGTGTCCCGTTTATAGAAGCAATTTGTTCTTGGAGGCTACTTAAATGCAAATTCCAGTAACCATCAAATAGGTTTAAAGAGAGTCAGAAATAAATCTAAAGCTCATGTTAATGGGTTGGTGAGATTTTGCACATTTTTGTAAACTCTTAAAGATGCATTCTTGAGAAGGCCCATTCTGAAAAACTAGGGGACACGAGTAGGAGGAGAAAAGGACTGTTGCCTCACAGAAACACTCACCAGTCTCTTCCCTCAGACCCCGAGGTTTCCCTCATGCTCCGGAGGGTGCACCTTGGCTCCTATTGTAGGAAGCAGGTAGAGTCTGGGAATCTTCTAAATTCTCTATTTTTGGCAGATAAGGACACCGTGACCTAACCTCAGACAATTAACTTGCCTGAGGTGTTAGGTGATTACAAGGCAGGGTCTCCTGTCTCTCAGACCAACATTTCTCCCACAGGCCTGCTGTAGTCTGCAAGTGAGGTCTCTTGGTCTCAAAGACCTGCCCGTGCCTTTCCACAGTTGTGAGAAAATGTCCGTGGATCTATGTGATGGTGGTGAAAGGATCACACCCCAAGTCTAGCTGTGTAGGGTTCGACTTTGCAACTACAGTGGATTCAGGGAAGGCTCAATTGTTATACAGTTGGGAGTTTAGGGAGGTAATTAAAGGGAATGGAGTTTTATCCAAGCCAAGAGTGTCACCTCCTTTTCCCTCATACCCTTTATGATGTACCACAGGCACAGATTAAGTTGAGGACAGGAAACCCCCATTAGCAGAGCTCCCTGAGCCCCACTGACTATACTATACCTAGTGCTGACTTGGGGGCTTTTCCATCATTTGGCACTAGATGGGTACAGAGGGCCTAGGAAGTACATCTCTCAGGTTTGGCCTAGAGTCGGTGTGCAACTCAGTTTCCTACTTTGCTGTGCAGCCTCTAAACCTTCTTTCCCTCTGCTTTCAAAACCTTCTAGAACAGTCAACTCTAAGCCCTGCTCACTGGACATTTTCTCTCCAAGCTTTTTCCTGGCTCTGGACAGGAATGTTCGAGGTGCCCCATTTACTGGTTTTTGCTCCTTGGCTAATGTCATCATTACTCTTTCAGCCTGCTGTTGGGATCATAATGGTGTTCCTTTAACAGCCTAGAACAGCACACTGTGAATACTGAGCTGCAGAAAGCAGCTTTTGCTGTTCCCCTTCACTTCCTTCCTTACCCTGGGGAAAAACAAGAATTGCATTCCTTTGGCCAGGAAAAGCACCCAGCCCCATCCAGAGGGGAAAAccctttgttttaaaaactgagtaCCAGCCTGCGTACCTATCTAGTGAGGCAGCCCAAGCTTGGTTTGGGGGAGCCTCAGTAATAGGATGATGGAGCAGCTATTTTCTTCTCCTACACGTGCACCCCCATCTGTTTGAGATTTCCCTTCCAACTCCAGCTTGGCTGGCAGGCATGTCCCTAAGAAGCTGCAGGCCAAAATGGAGAGAAACTGACTCCCTCCTCCACACATCCTGACTTGCTGCCAATTGCCAGAAAAAGAGGGCAACATTTGGGCATTTACCAGAAGACAAGGATGTgccttttcatttgtctttttattttacatttaaaaagtggtTATTGCTCTAAGTGGATCAGAGGTAAGGACCTCTCCCCTAAGGAGCCTTGGCCTTGCAGCCCATTCAGCAGGGATGGAAGTCACAAGACAATGAGTGGAGCCTCATGCCCTCCCATGAGGAAGCCCTTAGTGTTGCTGACATCTGCCCTTTATCCTGTCTCTCCTCCCCAGTGCTGCCACACTTGGGCAAAGCAGAGTGGTGGCAGACCCAGCCTTGAGAGCTCTTGTAGACCGGAAGGAAGGGGCGGTCATTGGGTGATGGCTTCTGGCTCTCTGGCTTGGGGACCAATGCTCTTATCattcatttcaacaaatatttactgagtaccagGCTTGTGCTAGGTGTGGTTCTCCTACACCCATCCTTGGCCACCAATGGAAGATGCAGAGGTCCACCTCTTCCCATGCAGGCATCTGGCAGCCGTAACTCGTCAGTCCTAGGGAAGAGTCTACCTTCCCTCATCAAGCAccatttttttaaaccagaaagGGGCAGTGGAGAGAGAGACCTGTCACCTCACACCACTCAGGCTCTAAGGAAGGACATGAGGACCCTGGGTAACTTTCACGGAACCCTGGATGAGATGGCAAGATATGAAGACCCCAGAGGCCAGTGGTGATAGCCAGGGCTGCTCTTCCTGTCCGTGGTGAATGGCTCAGGCCTGCCTTCCAGCAGCTTGTACTCCAGAAGGGGTGTTTTAGTAGCCCCCAGAATGCCAGATGTGATGTGACTTTTCAGTTGTCCAAGCTAGCATTTCTGAAACTCCAAGAGATACTTCGTAAATAAATTGGACCAGTACCTTCCAAACTGACGATCTTACAGTCATAAGGGTCAAAGAAGATAGATGCAGGCAGCCAGCTCAGTCATCGGGGGAATTTCTCTGCCCTCTAGAATGCGgccttctgatttttgttttccgAAAGAGACAAACCAGGTGACATCTTACATGCTTGCAAAGGTGTGCATCACACCACAAACATGTCCTTGATGGCTGGATCCAGAAAAGGCTGGATGGCAGCCATGATCCTGCATGGCAGGCAGCCCCACAGCTTCTCTGATGTTCCTTGGTCTGAAAGACACAGCTTGAGTCAGTCCTCGTGCTTGTCATCTCCCAGGGCTTTGTGTATTTTCTCAAAGAGGAAGCCAGTCCAGGAGAGGCGAGGAGGCAGAAGGCTGTGTCTCATGCagctttgccttttctagaatgggGCCAGGCCTTTTAGTTttgtggcttatttttatttttttgcagaattTGGGTTTGTAGTTCAGCCTCCTTCATCTGACTAGggcaaggagaagagagaaatgtgCAGCTAGCTGCACCTCCTCCCCACTGCTGCAGTCGTCCCTCTCCCTGTGCCCGTGGGCCTGGGGACCAgctgagaagaaaaatggaatcCTTCTCCCTGCAGACAGGCAGTCACGCTTCAATGATGTTCACTGAGGGCTTGTTTGGAaactgggaggaaaaaaatgagagaagcgGCCAGGCCTAATTGTGAATAGCCTTCTTGCAAGGCTGGAAACAGgacagaagaaggaagggaggagcagCAGGGCTGCAGCCTAAATAAGCCAAGCTCTTGTCCCttgtggaaagaaaagagaagcccTGCCTGGATGTCTTGTCTTTTTGCCTTTTCAAACCCAGCCTTCAGCTTCACTCAACTGAATGGCCAAGACTGGGTCCTGGGCACATGGCCCCTGGCACCCAGTCTACCCCCAGCAGTCATCCCTCTGAGTGCAGCCTCAGCCACTGACATTGTTGAGATGCTTCTGGAGATGGGGGTTAATAAGAGGCTTCAGGAAAGTGTGCCAGAGAGAGGACAGTAAGCCAGAGGATACAAGGAGATGGAGGGAAGAGATGTAGAGAGGGCCAGATGTTGGTTGGATAATCATCATCAGAACCATGAGATCCTCTCACATTCTCTACTGTCTGTCTTCTTAGCTGCTGAGGGCAAGCACTGAAAAGGTTTTCATAtctgttttacagaagaggaaatgaaggTACAGCGGTAAagcacctgcccaaggtcacaaggcACAGCGGGAGCAGGAATGGGCCAGACACCCCACTCCTATTGTCCCGCGCCAACCAAGAATTCTGCCCTCCCCactcactgctttttttttttttttcttcaaatcacCACTGGCCCCTGGCACCCTGCAAAAGGAGAGGATCCAAAATCAACTTGCAGTGTCCCTGTGTCACACAGGCAGCAGCCAAGTCTGGCTCTGCCCAGCTGTCGCCATGCCAGGCCCCGAGCTGACCCCCTCTGCAGTCCAGGGATTACCAGAGCATGAGGCACAGGGTGGCCCACCCAGGCCCAGGTCTTGCTCTCACCTTGCTGCGGAGAAGCCCCCCGCCCTGGTGCTCTGGTGTGCTGGTTTCTGATGCACTCTTGGGTTTTTCCTTGTTGTTATTGGGTTCATTGTCCTTGATGATGTCATACTGGCGGCAGAAGAGGGCGATGACACCTGAGGGGGACAAGTGAGCAGTCAGAGGCCAGGGCCTGGGTTCCTGCCTCCCCTGCTTCTTTCCCACTAGTGCTTGTCAATGGTCTCTCCAGATTGTACCTCACCTGTACTACTGCAGCACCCTCCCTCTGCCTTCTGGCTCCTGTTTTCACCTGTGCCCTCACCAACCACCCCTTTCACTGCTGCTAGGCTGATCTTCCTACAATATGCGTCTGATCAcatctcctcccctcctttcctttaAACCTCTGAcagcggccaggcacggtggctcacgcctgtatttccagcactttggttttgttttttgttttgagatggagtttcgctctcgttgcccaggctggagtgcaatggcgcaatctcggctcaccgcaacctctgcctcccaggttcaagtgattctcctgcctcagccaccctagtagctgggattacaggcatgcgccaccacgtccggctaattttgtatttttagtagagacggggtttctccgtgttggtcaggcttggtctcaaactcccgacctcaggtgatccgcccaccttggcctcccaaagtgctgggattacaggcatgagccactgtgcccggcaatcccggcactttgggaggccaacgtgggtggatcacgaggtcaggaaatagagaccagcctggccaacatggtgaaaccctgtctactaaaaatacaaaaattagctgggcgtggtggcaggtgcctataatcccagctactcaggaggctgaggcaggagaatagcttgaacctgggaggcaggagaatagcttgaacctgggaggcagaggttgcagtgagctgagatcaggccactgaactccagcctgggcaacagagagagagactctgtctcaaagaaaaacaaataaataaacctctGACAGCTCCTGTTTTCCTTGAGgggaaaatagaaacaataatagCATGTGCTGAgcttgtgccaggccctgtgctgtgcACTGACATATtctatctcacttaatcctcacaactctgtGAGGATACCTATTATTATCATTCCCAGGGTACAAGTGAGGACACTGATGCAGAGAGAGTTTCACTAACttaactcaaggtcacacagtggcaGAACTAGGACATGAACTCCAGGGCCTGCAGTCTGTTAAATGTTTAGTTTTATCAAACTAATAATACATGAACAGAATGTGTTTTGAGAGTCAGACAGTATTAAGGCAGCCAACTCCAGTCCTCCTAGGTGTTTTCCCAATTCTACCTCTATATTTAGAATGTTATTTCTTGATCTATTTTAGAAATCTGTTGACTTCCAAACATAGTAGATAAAGCATAACAACTTCCTCTACTTCCCTCCCTATTATCCTAACAAAATTACATCACAATTTTGGGTTAATTCGCTATGTTTATATTGTTATGATTATATAAATACTGTCTGTGCCAAATCTAATAATGCACCATAAGCAAACCTCCTCTTTTGTACAACCGTTTGTTTTTCCCTCATTTTGCCAAGtgcctgtttttctgtgtgcctaaggaacattttttttccaaatgcttCTACAATACAGCCTGCCTTTCTCAACCACCATACTAATAAAGCTTTAGCATGGTATTCAAATCCCTCAAAAGACTCCAGTCTGCAGCCTCGCCATCCTTTACTCCCCCACGTTCTACCTTCTCTCTTGGATTGAAGCTGCCCTGAACCAGACCGAGCTTACTTTATTTCTTGAACACACCGTGCCCTGAACACTATTCCTCTTTTGGCTGCCTGGTGAACTCCTATTTATCCTTCAAAGCTCCTCTCTGTGTTTTTCCTGATTTCTAACCCACAGTTATtccctctcctctgctctcctACATGGTACTATCATAGCACTCATCATATTGGATTATAGTCAAGTTCAGCCcaagtaaatgaaaaagaaaaaagaagagtaaatgaaaagaaaaaaaaaaagttcaggccTGGCTTAGCCCAGACAGTTCTTTGCAAGGAGAGGGGTCTTCTTAGTCATGATTGTAGCACTACTGTTTGGGCTGGAGTGATTGTTCAGTAAATGCTGGTTGAATTGAGTACAAAGATGAATGAAACTTGGCctttaccagcctgggcaacatagcaagaccctatctctacaaaaaaataaaaaattagccaggcatggtggcacatgtctgtagtctcagctactcgggaggctaaggtatgaggatcacttgggcccaggaggtcaaggctgcagtgagctgtgattgcaccactgcactccaacctgggtctcaaaaaacaaaacctttgtctcaaaaaacaaaacaaacaaaaaacttggtcTTCATTCTCAGGGAGCTCACAGACCACAGGTAAAGGAGAGACATGAGCCGAACTAACTTACACAGGAAGGGCTAAAGAGAGGAGTGAACAGTATGCAGTAGGGGTGTGGAAGCAGGAGGGCCATTCTAATGGATGGATTGAGGGAGTTTTCACGGTGGCTGTCTCACAGCCATGGTGGCTGGGTCTAGAAGGGTGAGTAGGTTAGGAGAATGTCCCCAGGCCAGGCAGTGACTTCCCCTGAGCTTCCCAGGCCTGGACCCCTGGAGGCACAGCAccccagaagaggaaaaaaaggctgTGGCCATGACCAGAGGTAAAGGGCCTGTGGAAGTGTCCAGCCCCAAGAAGCTGAACCTCTTCTGAGGGAGGACAGAGGCAAGTACTCATCTAATCCTATAAGGCAGCTAACAATATGCTGGTTTTTGGTGAAGAGTGAGGTAGAGAAGGGGTCAGATCTGGTTCCCAGAACTGTCATTGGCAGGACTTGGAGACTTTTCACCTTAGAGATGTCCAAACCCCTTACCCTTTTTTTCATGAGAGAAGGGGCTGGTCAGAGTCCTCCATTTcccagaggctgagggaagaaGAAGGGCTCGGAGGCCAGACTCACCTGCCCACATGAACAGGACCACGACGATGATCAGCACCTCGCCTGTCCTCAGCTGTTGGttcctccccatctctttcatgGTTACCTCATCTGCAGGGAGAGAGACACTAGATCCAGCGctcctttcctccctcagccACTCCTCTAGGGCCAAGCCCAAGACAACAGTGCTGATTTCTACAGGTGCCCACACATCTAACATACATTCTAGAATGCACTGATGGCTACTTGGGGTGGCAGTGATAGGACCGAGTCTAAAGGGAATTTATATGCCCAGCGTCTTGTCAGGGACTAGCGTGAACTCTCTCTCAGGTACTGCTTTACTTGCCAGCAGGGGGTAAGGGGGAGGAGACAGAGCCTTCCTCAAGCCACCCATTGGTCTGGTCCTGaccacccctcaccccaccccattcCTCTTAACAGTGACCCGGGCCTGCCTTTGTTCTTGGAGGCCATCTTCTCAGCCTCACGCGGGGTCTTGAAGAGCACAGGCTCGCTGGCTGGGCTCTGGCCCTGAATGGAGATGGCCTGCACATGGACTATATACTCCGTATCCTCCTCCAGGTCCCAGAGGGCACACGAGCGGGTGGTGGTGTTCACCTCCTGGATGAAGCGCAGCATCCGCACATCCTTCTTCTGCAGACAAGCGCCGGTCACTGCTGTCAACACTCGGTGACCAGCCCCGCTCCTACCCACCTCCCAGTGGTGACAAAGCCTTTACATACACAATCTTCATCATTCCATCACCTCTGCTATCAATTTCTCCGTTTTACAGGGAAGGAAACAGTTCAGAGAGGTTAGGGaagttgcccaaggccacacctCTAGTAAGCACTGGAGCTAGGTCCTAAATGCAGATGTCTCTGAGATAAAAACCATGCTCTTAATTTCTATGTTCCACTTGAAAGTTCCTGAACCCTCCCTCACTGACTGATTCTCTTCTAGAGTTTTCAGACATATGTCTGAATGGGGCCCCAATTTTTAGACATATGTCCAAATTACTGTTCATCTCCCTTGCCCCAAGTTcctatttcctttctatttctccatcaccaccaccgccACACTCCTACCCCCATCTGCCACTACTGTCTTGATGTGTCCTTCCCTCCTAACGACAGTGGAGCATTACCTGCTGGGAGATGGCAAATCCGATGACAACCTCATCCTCCAGAACATCCCAGCTCACCACTGCAGAGTTGGCCTTGAGGTGCCTGACGGTGACGTTCACTGGGGCTGAGGGACTGTCTGGGGGACAGGGAGGCACCTAAGCCTGAGCATCCCCTGTTGTGAGGCCCAGACCCACTGTCTCATAAGTAAGAAGGGGAAACCTGGGGAAGGCCAtgcaggaggggaaggaagaaactAAGGCCTCAAGTGGGGTCCAGTGACATGGCTCTCAGCTCTTCAGTGGGTTGAAGAACCAAGCCCAAGAGGCCCCAGGCTCCTCATGACTGGGATGGAAGCCCCTGCTGGCCACAGGCCGGCCCCACGAGGGGTCCAACGCTCAAAGTGATGGGCCTGGGCCGGGGCCCTATCTAAGGGATGGGTGGTTAGAGTTGTGGAGAGAGTTATGTAGGGGACATAGGTGGACAGAAACTGAAGGTTAGCTGATGAAAAGCAGACAAAAGGACTCCCAATCCAGTGCTCCTTTGACAATACTGCCCTGTCCAATGAGTGACCTTGAGCGAAGGAGAAAGACTCAGAGATCGAGAAATGTCAGGCTGGGGTGAGCCCTGGACTGGGAGTGAGGAGAACAGAAGTATCCCCAGAACTGTGGTGGCCCAGGCAGAATAAAGCCTGGGGAAGTCTGTGTGAGCCTCTTATCCATGCTCTTCCAGCCCCAAGACGCAGgtggggaggtggcaggggaaGATGGGGTCACTCAGAGCAGGGCCCCTCCATGGTGAGTGGAGAGGAGAGAACAGGTAGGGGAAGAGGATGAATGAGGAATCACTCCAGAAGAGACAGGAGGGAAGTGGAGGTGAGAGTGATAGGGATAGCGCGGGTCAGTGAGGAAAACCGTCCAGGAGAGGGGCAGTGCAGTCACATAAGCCTCTGGATCTTCCAAGGGGCAGGTGCAGCACGGGGCAGAGCTGGGCCTGAGCAGCACCCCTCGCCCCACAGAGAGTGAACTTGAGACCCAGGGGGCTGGGCCTGGGACCTgagggagacagagccagacatGGAGAGGGAGGTGGA includes:
- the FNDC5 gene encoding fibronectin type III domain-containing protein 5 isoform X1, translating into MHPGSPSAWPPRARAALRLWLGCVCFALVQADSPSAPVNVTVRHLKANSAVVSWDVLEDEVVIGFAISQQKKDVRMLRFIQEVNTTTRSCALWDLEEDTEYIVHVQAISIQGQSPASEPVLFKTPREAEKMASKNKDEVTMKEMGRNQQLRTGEVLIIVVVLFMWAGVIALFCRQYDIIKDNEPNNNKEKPKSASETSTPEHQGGGLLRSKFPNKPSVNIIEA
- the FNDC5 gene encoding fibronectin type III domain-containing protein 5 isoform X3, which produces MQAARGGAGRPGRPGRGPERERERPPGAGAASPCAAPGLPAGGATMHPGSPSAWPPRARAALRLWLGCVCFALVQADSPSAPVNVTVRHLKANSAVVSWDVLEDEVVIGFAISQQKKDVRMLRFIQEVNTTTRSCALWDLEEDTEYIVHVQAISIQGQSPASEPVLFKTPREAEKMASKNKDEVTMKEMGRNQQLRTGEVLIIVVVLFMWAGVIALFCRQYDIIKDNEPNNNKEKPKSASETSTPEHQGGGLLRSKI
- the FNDC5 gene encoding fibronectin type III domain-containing protein 5 isoform X2 — protein: MHPGSPSAWPPRARAALRLWLGCVCFALVQADSPSAPVNVTVRHLKANSAVVSWDVLEDEVVIGFAISQQKKDVRMLRFIQEVNTTTRSCALWDLEEDTEYIVHVQAISIQGQSPASEPVLFKTPREAEKMASKNKDEVTMKEMGRNQQLRTGEVLIIVVVLFMWAGVIALFCRQYDIIKDNEPNNNKEKPKSASETSTPEHQGGGLLRSKGARGQW